One window from the genome of Streptomyces sp. NBC_00287 encodes:
- a CDS encoding aromatic ring-hydroxylating dioxygenase subunit alpha, with protein sequence MPHITAFARNQWYVAAYSHEVGRDLLGRTVLGEPLVLYRTEEDGTPVVLHDRCVHRRYPLSEAPTRLDGDRIVCGYHGFTYDTTGTCVYVPGQKRVPRTARVASYPVVEQDSLVWVWIGDPALADPQVIPRARHLDSPGWTTVRGMEPIDCDYGLLVDNLLDLSHETYLHGGYIGTPEVAETPITTEVDEGAGIVRVSRHMDDAECPPFYAKSTGINGRIMRWQDIEYHAPCLYLLHSRVAPVGVVPEADGSDPGGFHTEITYAITPSADGKVYDFWAVSRDWATEDAEVTEFLRSNNRTVVMQDVTALALLQRTLGTERHGYQELSINIDTGGLAARRILARLVEEGDKPVEKVL encoded by the coding sequence ATGCCGCACATCACCGCCTTCGCCAGGAACCAGTGGTATGTCGCCGCCTACAGCCATGAGGTCGGCCGCGATTTGCTCGGACGGACGGTTCTCGGGGAGCCGCTCGTCCTCTACCGGACCGAGGAGGACGGCACGCCGGTGGTGCTGCACGACCGGTGTGTGCACCGCCGGTACCCGCTGTCCGAGGCGCCGACCCGGCTCGACGGAGACCGGATCGTCTGCGGGTACCACGGGTTCACGTACGACACGACCGGCACGTGCGTGTATGTGCCGGGCCAGAAGCGCGTACCGCGCACCGCCCGCGTCGCCTCCTATCCCGTCGTCGAGCAGGACTCGCTGGTATGGGTGTGGATCGGCGACCCGGCGCTCGCCGATCCGCAGGTCATCCCCCGGGCCCGGCATCTCGACTCCCCCGGCTGGACCACCGTCCGCGGCATGGAGCCCATCGACTGCGACTACGGCCTCCTCGTCGACAACCTCCTCGACCTCTCCCACGAGACCTACTTGCACGGCGGTTACATCGGCACCCCCGAGGTCGCCGAGACGCCGATCACCACGGAGGTCGACGAGGGGGCCGGGATCGTGCGGGTGAGCCGGCACATGGACGACGCCGAGTGTCCGCCGTTCTACGCCAAGTCGACCGGTATCAACGGCCGGATCATGCGCTGGCAGGACATCGAGTACCACGCACCCTGTCTCTACCTCCTGCACAGCAGGGTCGCTCCGGTCGGGGTCGTGCCCGAGGCCGACGGCAGCGACCCGGGCGGCTTCCACACCGAGATCACGTACGCCATCACCCCGTCCGCCGACGGCAAGGTGTACGACTTCTGGGCGGTCTCCCGGGACTGGGCGACGGAGGACGCCGAGGTCACCGAGTTTCTGCGGAGCAACAACCGCACGGTCGTCATGCAGGACGTCACCGCGCTCGCTCTGCTCCAGCGCACGCTCGGCACCGAGCGACACGGCTACCAGGAGCTCAGCATCAACATCGACACCGGCGGCCTGGCCGCCCGCCGTATCCTCGCCCGGCTGGTCGAGGAGGGCGACAAGCCCGTGGAGAAGGTGCTGTGA
- a CDS encoding effector-associated constant component EACC1, protein MQVQLRLIDETGAETTGADLVAIRKQLTARPELRGQVDVVRGDAEEGEMGSGLELLLVGLGSGGAITALITTLPALLTARRSPTSVEITLADGRSAKITADSVEDARTLLEEAFRDHLNPAQPPQPPQPPQP, encoded by the coding sequence ATGCAGGTACAGCTGCGACTGATCGACGAGACCGGGGCGGAGACGACAGGTGCCGATCTCGTCGCGATCCGCAAGCAGTTGACCGCGCGGCCCGAGCTGCGCGGTCAGGTGGACGTCGTGCGCGGTGACGCAGAAGAGGGCGAGATGGGCAGCGGTCTTGAGCTGCTCCTCGTCGGTCTCGGCAGCGGCGGTGCCATCACCGCGCTCATCACCACGCTTCCCGCGCTGCTCACGGCCCGGCGGTCGCCCACGTCCGTGGAGATCACACTGGCCGACGGACGCAGCGCCAAGATCACCGCGGACTCGGTCGAGGACGCGCGGACCTTGCTGGAGGAGGCGTTCCGGGACCATCTGAACCCGGCCCAGCCGCCTCAGCCGCCTCAGCCTCCTCAGCCATGA